Proteins from one Coturnix japonica isolate 7356 chromosome 5, Coturnix japonica 2.1, whole genome shotgun sequence genomic window:
- the ERO1A gene encoding ERO1-like protein alpha, giving the protein MAAGGAMLRALGFAALLLPALHRGEQGSAERRCFCKVTGHLDDCTCDVETIDAFNNYKLFPRLNRLLESDYFRYYKVNLKKPCPFWNDNSHCGIRDCAVKPCPSDEVPDGIRSAGYKYSEEANSRAEECEEANRLGAVDESLSKETQQAMLQWTWHDDSSDSFCEADDIHSPDAEYVDLLLNPERYTGYRGPDAWKIWNSIYEENCFKPQNVKRPLASGGGDDGGECSCFYPCHKQVFVLKTQVLGGFRIHGVAVVSVKHCLVSLYTYVLFLSNKNTPSSHLAVKKSNLWPLFPCKSQHHAVLLPPASSCPEQNEHGWIWMNTWKKSWLVHNRDQFSSLFPQEEVRLHFKNISKIMDCVGCFKCRLWGKLQTQGLGTAMKILFSENLIEKIPESGPSYGFQLTRQEIVALFNAFGRISTSVRELQNFRDILRSVR; this is encoded by the exons aTGGCGGCGGGCGGAGCGATGCTGCGGGCGTTGGGATTCGccgccctgctgctgcctgcactgcaccGCGGGGAGCAGGGATCGGCCGAGAGACGGTGCTTCTGCAAG GTCACTGGCCATTTAGACGACTGCACTTGTGATGTAGAAACCATCGATGCCTTCAACAACTACAAGCTGTTTCCTAGGCTGAATCGACTCCTGGAAAGTGACTATTTTAGATACTACAAA GTAAACCTGAAGAAACCGTGTCCATTCTGGAATGACAACAGTCACTGTGGAATAAGAGACTGTGCTGTAAAACCCTGCCCATCT GATGAAGTCCCTGATGGAATCAGATCTGCAGGTTACAAG TATTCAGAGGAAGCCAACAGCCGCGCTGAAGAATGTGAAGAAGCCAACAGACTGGGGGCTGTGGATGAGTCGCTGAG CAAGGAAACCCAGCAGGCGATGCTGCAGTGGACGTGGCACGATGACTCTTCAGACAGCTTCTGTGAAGCTGATG ACATCCATTCTCCTGACGCAGAGTATGTGGATTTACTCCTGAATCCTGAGCGCTATACCGGCTACAGAGGACCAGATGCCTGGAAGATATGGAACAGtatttatgaagaaaactgCTTCAA gCCTCAGAATGTGAAAAGACCTTTGGCATCCGGTGGAG GAGACGATGGAGGTGAGTGCTCCTGTTTCTACCCATGCCACAAACAGGTCTTTGTGTTAAAAACACAAGTACTGGGAGGCTTCAGGATTCATGGCGTAGCGGTGGTCAGTGTGAAACACTGCCTTGTGTCACTGTACACAtatgttctgtttctttctaataaaaatacCCCCTCCTCACACTTAGCAGTAAAGAAGAGCAATCTGTGGCCTTTGTTTCCCTGTAAGTCACAGCATCACGCAGTGCTTTTGCCCCCTGCCAGCTCTTGC CCTGAACAGAATGAACACGGTTGGATTTGGATGAATACATGGAAGAAGAGCTGGTTAGTGCATAACCGTGATcagttttcatctcttttccctCAGGAGGAAGTCAGGCTACACTTCAAGAACATTTCTAAGATCATGGACTGCGTTGGCTGCTTCAAGTGTCGCCTGTGGGGGAAGCTGCAG ACACAAGGCCTGGGCACGGCAATGAAGATCCTCTTCTCTGAAAACCTGATAGAGAAGATTCCTGAGAGCGGCCCTTCCTATGGATTCCAGCTGACGAGACAAGAGATCGTGGCTCTGTTCAATGCCTTTGGAAG GATTTCAACAAGtgtcagagagctgcagaactTCAGGGACATCTTACGAAGCGTGCGGTGA